From a region of the Ignavibacteria bacterium genome:
- a CDS encoding OmpA family protein — MCPNTPMGVKVDEFGCPLDTDKDGVADYLDRCPDTPTGVQVNAEGCPIDSDGDGVADYLDKCPNTPKNVKVDKNGCPLDTDGDGVADYLDKCPNTPKDVKVDKDGCPLDSDGDGVPDYLDKCPDTPKGTKVDNYGCPEVTEPFKVIVYFGFDKSNLTKEATAKLDGAADFLKNNPDAMFSLEGHTCWIGTEVYNMKLSERRAKSVFDYLVKKGIDKQRMQQKWFGETMPAEDNKTKKGRELNRRTVVIQMLER, encoded by the coding sequence ATGTGCCCAAATACTCCAATGGGTGTTAAGGTAGATGAATTCGGTTGTCCGTTAGACACTGACAAAGATGGTGTGGCTGATTATCTTGATAGATGTCCTGATACACCAACAGGAGTTCAAGTTAATGCAGAAGGATGCCCGATTGATTCTGATGGTGATGGCGTAGCCGATTACCTTGATAAATGTCCAAACACACCGAAGAACGTAAAAGTCGATAAGAATGGCTGTCCACTAGATACAGATGGTGATGGAGTCGCTGATTATCTAGATAAATGTCCAAACACTCCAAAAGATGTCAAAGTCGATAAAGATGGTTGCCCATTAGATTCTGACGGTGATGGAGTTCCTGACTACTTAGATAAATGTCCAGATACTCCAAAAGGCACTAAAGTCGACAATTATGGTTGCCCAGAAGTAACCGAGCCATTCAAAGTGATTGTGTACTTCGGATTCGACAAATCGAATCTAACAAAAGAAGCAACTGCAAAACTTGATGGAGCGGCAGACTTCTTAAAGAACAATCCAGATGCAATGTTCTCATTAGAGGGACATACTTGCTGGATTGGTACTGAAGTTTATAATATGAAACTTTCTGAACGACGTGCAAAATCTGTATTCGATTATCTTGTCAAAAAAGGAATAGATAAACAGAGAATGCAGCAGAAATGGTTCGGAGAGACTATGCCAGCCGAGGACAACAAGACCAAAAAAGGTCGCGAACTTAACAGACGCACAGTTGTTATTCAAATGCTGGAAAGATAG